The following are encoded together in the Oncorhynchus gorbuscha isolate QuinsamMale2020 ecotype Even-year linkage group LG03, OgorEven_v1.0, whole genome shotgun sequence genome:
- the LOC124031326 gene encoding neuroblastoma suppressor of tumorigenicity 1-like has translation MWQRIVICCALLELCSAAPPAHINRLALFPDKSAWCEAKNITQIVGHTGCQPRSIQNRACLGQCFSYSVPNTFPQSTESLVHCDSCMPAQTQWEVVTLECPGIENTPRVDKLVERILHCSCQSCSKEGAQEGAVMQLYLSESAQDPPSLPESHHGGSPPHSHTDTHSQHAHKHTEPHQHTHTSDGG, from the exons ATGTGGCAAAGAATTGTGATTTGCTGTGCTCTGCTTGAGCTCTGTTCGGCGGCACCGCCCGCTCACATCAACCGTCTGGCCCTGTTCCCTGACAAGAGTGCTTGGTGCGAGGCCAAGAACATCACACAGATAGTCGGGCACACTGGCTGCCAGCCTCGCTCTATCCAAAACAG GGCGTGTCTGGGGCAGTGCTTCAGCTACAGCGTCCCAAACACCTTCCCTCAGTCTACTGAGTCCCTTGTGCACTGTGATTCCTGCATGCCTGCACAGACACAGTGGGAAGTG gtgactCTAGAATGCCCGGGCATTGAGAACACTCCTCGTGTGGATAAACTGGTGGAGAGGATCCTCCACTGCAGCTGCCAGTCCTGCAGTAAGGAGGGAGCCCAGGAGGGGGCAGTGATGCAGCTCTACCTATCAGAGAGCGCCCAGGACCCTCCTTCCTTACCAGAGAGCCACCACGGCGGCTCACCCCCTcactcccacacagacacacactctcagcatgctcacaaacacacagagccacaccagcacacacacacatctgatggAGGGTAG